TCTCAATCAGAGGGCTCTGCTATCCTTCGACGATGCGGTGCTCGAATCCGCGGTGATCCCTCTGTGTGCCGCCCTGGCAGCCCAGGAGCACGGTGACGCGCGTCGTGCCCTGGACCTGTTGCGGATAGCGGCAGAGATAGCCGAACGGGAAAACTCAGAAAAGGTCACCGAACTGCACGTCTACAAGGCCAAGAACAAGATGGAGCTAGACTGTGTCAGTGAGGCAATACGGACACTGCCATCCCAATCGAAACTAGTGCTGATGTGCGTGGTCATCCTGAACGAGTGCGGAATGGAGAGGCTGACCACCGGGGACGTCTACGAGAAGTATAAGGACCTGAGCCGGATCGTCGGCCTGAGCGTTCTGACGCAACGCCGCATAACCGACCTGCTGTCTGAACTGGACATGATGGGCATCATCCATGCCAAGGTCCGTTCGTTCGGCCGGGGAGGGAGGACCAAGGAGATCGACCTTAGCGTCCCCACCACCGAGATAAAGAAGGTCCTGGAGGAGGACGATACTTTCCAGGCGCTCAAGAACTACAAGCCCAAGGGGCAGACCACGCTGATCTGAGAGGTCAGCGGTCCTTCTTCTTTACGGCCCGTTTGTCCGGCTTCTCTTCGACCTCTGGCTTCTTGGGCTTCATCCTCAATGCCATCCTAACCCTTCCCCACATATCGATACCCTTTCTTCTCAACATGAACTCGGTGACGTCAAGGATGACCGGGATGGCAACAATGATCACAATGGTCAGGATCAGGTCGGTCTTGCTGTTCTCGGGGGTCTGCGCTGGCATATTTCCGCCGGCCCAGAGCTTGATGAGGCCGAACCAAGGCACCTCTCCGCGAGCCTCTCCGACGATCCATTGCGCCGTCACTGGTTGATGCGCGATGTTGGCCATTGGTGACTGGTCATAGAGAAGATTGTGATCTCCTTTGGTTATTAGGCCGCCGTGGGGGGCGATGCCGTTGGACTCGTAGTAGCTAAGAATGCTGGAAAGGCTGATGGTGACCGTCTGGTCCCGATAACCAACATGATAGATCTCGAGGGAGGATTTCAGGTCATACCATATTCCGGTGTGCTGCCCCCCGACACTCCATTTGTCCGTAGGGACATTGGCCAGCGAGGGTACGTCGAAACTATAGGATGTGCTATTGAACTCCAGTTCAACGATCGCTCGATGAATGACTGGCTTTGCCAGGACGCTCCCGTCCCGGTTATAGATGACCACGTCCCCATAGTCTCCATAGGTCTTGTAACCCTCGTTGTAACTGGACACATAGGTCTTGATCTCCGATAACGAAGAAACGGTCTTGACAATGACCAGATCGCCAGTATCGATCACACCGATGTAACTGGTGGTATCAGAATGCTGCATGCTCTCCGATTCGACAACGACCAATGGTGGCCAA
This window of the Methanomassiliicoccales archaeon genome carries:
- a CDS encoding cell division control protein Cdc6 — encoded protein: LNQRALLSFDDAVLESAVIPLCAALAAQEHGDARRALDLLRIAAEIAERENSEKVTELHVYKAKNKMELDCVSEAIRTLPSQSKLVLMCVVILNECGMERLTTGDVYEKYKDLSRIVGLSVLTQRRITDLLSELDMMGIIHAKVRSFGRGGRTKEIDLSVPTTEIKKVLEEDDTFQALKNYKPKGQTTLI
- a CDS encoding S26 family signal peptidase produces the protein MSDTAAKAMKALKGFKGLFIAAAIVIVIILGLFAYSGLWPPLVVVESESMQHSDTTSYIGVIDTGDLVIVKTVSSLSEIKTYVSSYNEGYKTYGDYGDVVIYNRDGSVLAKPVIHRAIVELEFNSTSYSFDVPSLANVPTDKWSVGGQHTGIWYDLKSSLEIYHVGYRDQTVTISLSSILSYYESNGIAPHGGLITKGDHNLLYDQSPMANIAHQPVTAQWIVGEARGEVPWFGLIKLWAGGNMPAQTPENSKTDLILTIVIIVAIPVILDVTEFMLRRKGIDMWGRVRMALRMKPKKPEVEEKPDKRAVKKKDR